Proteins encoded by one window of Streptomyces clavuligerus:
- a CDS encoding cation-translocating P-type ATPase — protein sequence MAVPPASPGAREPGAAPWYTRSPQEVATALGVDPAAGLPADRVAALLAATGPNALPEEKPPPGWRRFLGQYRSYMQLILVAAAVVSLLIQQWATAVLLALLTLLNAVVGLRQEGKAESAMNALKSMMKATARVRREGAESEIPAEGLVPGDVVLIAAGDQVPADGRIVTASSLQIDESALTGESVPATKGTATLPDGPLGPGEQSNMAFMNTPVTHGSGVLVTTATGSDTELGRISGMLSTTRREDSPLTRQLNSLTLWIAGAAGLTMVVMFVLGRARGQAWDTLFVSAVSLAIAAIPEALPTVTQVILSVGSLALARRNAIVKELPSVETLGFTSAINSDKTGTLTMNQMTVVEVVSPTDRYTVSGTGYGLEGTVHRAAGSSASVEDAILPFLVANDARLVDGALVGDPTEGALLVLGHKAGLDVDATRERLPRLATLPFDPDYKLMAVFTTATDGTGRPVVRCFVKGAAPAVLARAGSALAAGETVPWGPEQSRRAQQETERMGGAGRRVMAAATRDLDPAEFDPGGDLLRHVTGVRLTALVGMVDPPRAESREAVADAQAAHVRVRMVTGDDVTTGAAIARQLGIPGEAVLGADFAALPEAERLSRIESIGVVGRVAPEHKVLLAETLKKKGDVVAMTGDGVNDAPAIKAADIGIAMGSGTDVAKNASRMILSDDNFATIVHAVEEGRKLYDNLTKYIRFVLLLLVAFVLTFLGATILNIAAGEPFTPAQVLWIHFVVNAPFGFALGFDRESPGLMRRRPRPRGDSVLTRPLLVTVVLAGVALTLLLLGLIELGERHFGSVETGRSMAFTAFALCLIVAAFECRSETESVLRAATFDSKQMNWAALGEFALAVMVTQMDGFRVVLGTTRLDLRQFGWALLAALVLLCAWELGKALARHRARGRRPAEPGPEPLPVPAP from the coding sequence ATGGCCGTACCACCGGCGTCCCCCGGGGCGCGGGAGCCCGGCGCCGCCCCCTGGTACACCCGTTCACCACAGGAGGTCGCCACCGCCCTCGGTGTCGACCCGGCGGCCGGGCTCCCCGCGGACCGGGTGGCCGCGCTGCTCGCCGCCACCGGGCCGAACGCGCTCCCCGAGGAGAAGCCGCCCCCGGGCTGGCGCCGGTTCCTCGGCCAGTACCGCAGCTATATGCAGCTCATCCTGGTCGCCGCGGCGGTGGTCTCGCTGCTGATCCAGCAGTGGGCCACGGCGGTCCTGCTGGCCCTCCTGACCCTGCTGAACGCGGTCGTCGGGCTGCGTCAGGAGGGCAAGGCCGAAAGCGCGATGAACGCGCTGAAGTCGATGATGAAGGCGACCGCGCGGGTCCGGCGGGAGGGGGCCGAGTCCGAGATCCCGGCGGAGGGGCTGGTCCCGGGCGATGTGGTGCTCATCGCGGCGGGCGACCAGGTCCCGGCCGACGGACGGATCGTCACGGCCAGCTCCCTCCAGATCGACGAGTCCGCGCTGACCGGTGAGAGTGTGCCCGCGACCAAGGGCACCGCGACCCTGCCCGACGGCCCGCTGGGCCCCGGGGAGCAGTCGAACATGGCGTTCATGAACACCCCCGTCACCCATGGCAGCGGTGTCCTCGTCACCACCGCCACGGGCTCGGACACCGAACTGGGCCGGATCTCCGGGATGCTCTCCACCACCCGGCGGGAGGACTCCCCGCTGACCCGGCAGCTCAACAGTCTGACGCTGTGGATCGCGGGCGCCGCCGGGCTGACCATGGTGGTGATGTTCGTCCTGGGGCGGGCCCGGGGACAGGCGTGGGACACCCTCTTCGTCAGCGCGGTCTCCCTGGCCATCGCGGCCATCCCCGAGGCCCTGCCGACGGTGACCCAGGTGATCCTGTCCGTCGGCAGCCTCGCGCTGGCGCGGCGCAACGCGATCGTGAAGGAACTGCCGTCGGTGGAGACCCTGGGCTTCACCTCCGCGATCAACTCGGACAAGACCGGCACCCTGACGATGAACCAGATGACGGTGGTCGAGGTGGTGAGCCCCACCGACCGCTACACCGTGTCCGGCACGGGGTACGGCCTCGAAGGGACGGTCCACCGCGCGGCCGGGTCGTCGGCGAGCGTGGAGGACGCGATCCTGCCGTTCCTCGTCGCCAACGACGCCCGGCTGGTGGACGGCGCCCTCGTGGGCGACCCCACCGAGGGGGCGCTGCTCGTCCTCGGCCACAAGGCGGGGCTGGACGTCGACGCCACCCGGGAGCGGCTGCCCCGGCTGGCGACCCTGCCGTTCGACCCGGACTACAAACTGATGGCGGTGTTCACCACGGCCACCGACGGGACGGGCCGCCCGGTGGTGCGCTGCTTCGTCAAGGGCGCCGCTCCGGCGGTGCTGGCACGGGCGGGGAGCGCGCTCGCCGCCGGGGAGACGGTCCCCTGGGGTCCGGAGCAGAGCCGCCGGGCCCAGCAGGAGACGGAACGCATGGGCGGCGCGGGCCGCCGGGTGATGGCGGCGGCGACCCGGGATCTCGACCCGGCGGAGTTCGACCCCGGCGGGGATCTCCTGCGCCATGTCACCGGGGTGCGGCTGACCGCCCTCGTCGGCATGGTCGACCCGCCCCGGGCGGAGTCCCGGGAGGCCGTGGCGGACGCGCAGGCCGCCCATGTCCGGGTCCGCATGGTGACGGGTGACGACGTCACCACGGGAGCCGCGATCGCACGGCAGCTCGGGATTCCCGGGGAGGCCGTCCTCGGCGCGGACTTCGCGGCGCTGCCGGAAGCGGAACGGCTCTCGCGCATCGAGTCGATCGGGGTGGTGGGACGGGTCGCGCCGGAGCACAAGGTGCTGCTCGCGGAGACCCTGAAGAAGAAGGGCGACGTGGTCGCGATGACCGGCGACGGCGTCAACGACGCCCCCGCGATCAAGGCCGCCGACATCGGTATCGCCATGGGCAGCGGTACGGACGTGGCGAAGAACGCGAGCCGGATGATCCTGTCCGACGACAACTTCGCCACCATCGTGCACGCGGTGGAGGAGGGCAGAAAGCTCTACGACAACCTCACCAAGTACATCCGATTCGTCCTGCTGCTCCTGGTGGCGTTCGTCCTGACCTTCCTCGGGGCGACGATCCTCAATATCGCGGCGGGTGAGCCCTTCACCCCGGCGCAGGTCCTGTGGATTCACTTCGTGGTGAACGCGCCGTTCGGCTTCGCGCTGGGTTTCGACCGGGAGAGCCCGGGGCTGATGCGGCGGCGGCCCCGGCCCCGCGGGGACTCGGTGCTGACCCGGCCGCTACTGGTCACCGTCGTCCTGGCCGGGGTGGCCCTGACCCTGCTGCTGCTCGGTCTGATCGAGCTGGGCGAGCGGCACTTCGGCAGTGTGGAGACGGGCCGTTCGATGGCGTTCACCGCCTTCGCGCTCTGCCTGATCGTGGCGGCCTTCGAGTGCCGCAGCGAGACGGAGTCGGTGCTGCGGGCCGCCACCTTCGACAGCAAGCAGATGAACTGGGCGGCCCTCGGGGAGTTCGCGCTCGCGGTGATGGTGACCCAGATGGACGGCTTCCGCGTGGTCCTCGGCACCACCCGGCTGGATCTGCGGCAGTTCGGCTGGGCGCTGCTCGCGGCGCTCGTCCTGCTGTGCGCCTGGGAGCTGGGCAAGGCGCTCGCGCGGCACCGGGCCCGGGGGCGGCGGCCCGCGGAACCCGGACCCGAGCCCCTGCCGGTCCCCGCGCCGTAG
- a CDS encoding BlaI/MecI/CopY family transcriptional regulator, translating into MDRPAGSGGGRPERDEVRDPVRERRRGQGELEAEVLAALRAAPGPARTAWVQEQLGGSLAHTTVITILTRLLAKGAVTRERAGRSFVWTPVADEAGLAALRMRRVLDGESDREAVLARFVTALPPGDERLLRELLERAQEPEG; encoded by the coding sequence ATGGACCGCCCCGCCGGGTCCGGCGGCGGCAGGCCGGAGCGAGACGAGGTGAGAGACCCGGTGCGGGAGCGACGGCGCGGTCAGGGAGAGCTGGAGGCCGAAGTGCTGGCGGCGCTGCGGGCGGCGCCGGGACCGGCCCGTACGGCATGGGTGCAGGAGCAGTTGGGCGGGTCCCTCGCGCACACCACCGTGATCACCATCCTCACCCGGCTGCTGGCGAAGGGCGCGGTGACCCGGGAGCGGGCGGGTCGCTCGTTCGTGTGGACACCGGTCGCGGACGAGGCGGGGCTCGCGGCCCTGCGGATGCGGCGGGTGCTCGACGGCGAGAGCGACCGGGAGGCGGTGCTCGCCCGCTTCGTCACCGCCCTGCCGCCCGGTGACGAGCGGCTGCTGCGGGAGCTGCTGGAGCGGGCCCAGGAGCCGGAGGGCTGA
- a CDS encoding M56 family metallopeptidase — translation MGVFVFLPLVLPLTAWPVARLAEQHLHPRAATWLLSAAAGVLALCSTLCLALLMVVGTAQLPGNPLPDGWSDPEVRAAVPYDEIAGRVAIPVLLVVVVVCSRALRHHRQVRRRAWDALAGLARSPVAVLPDEEPYAYALPGGRRGRVVVSTGMLASLSGAERRALFAHERAHLARRHHRFLLLVELAARANPFLRPLRTAVAYTVERWADEEAAGTIGSRRVTALAIGKAALVSRGAPAATLAGLAAPGPVPRRVAALLGPAPVAHTWPPAFTAVGLAAWTAAAGTAMSALASANSAVTLFFVLKAATPL, via the coding sequence ATGGGGGTGTTCGTCTTCCTGCCGCTGGTGCTGCCGCTGACGGCGTGGCCGGTGGCGCGGCTGGCCGAGCAGCATCTGCATCCACGGGCCGCGACCTGGCTGCTGTCGGCGGCGGCGGGGGTGCTGGCGCTGTGCAGCACGCTGTGCCTGGCCCTGCTGATGGTGGTGGGCACCGCCCAACTGCCGGGCAACCCGCTGCCGGACGGCTGGTCGGACCCGGAGGTGCGCGCGGCCGTCCCGTACGACGAGATCGCGGGCAGGGTCGCGATCCCCGTCCTGCTCGTGGTGGTGGTCGTCTGCTCACGTGCCCTGCGGCACCACCGTCAGGTGCGGCGCCGGGCGTGGGACGCCCTGGCGGGGCTGGCCCGCTCGCCGGTCGCGGTCCTCCCGGACGAGGAGCCCTACGCCTACGCGCTGCCCGGCGGGCGCCGGGGCCGGGTGGTGGTGTCCACCGGGATGCTGGCGAGCCTGAGCGGCGCGGAGCGCAGGGCGCTGTTCGCGCACGAGCGGGCCCATCTGGCCCGCCGTCACCACCGGTTCCTGCTGCTGGTGGAGCTGGCGGCGCGGGCGAACCCGTTTCTGCGCCCGCTGCGCACGGCGGTGGCGTACACCGTCGAGCGGTGGGCGGACGAGGAGGCCGCCGGGACCATCGGCAGCAGACGGGTGACGGCCCTCGCGATCGGGAAGGCCGCCCTGGTCTCACGGGGCGCCCCGGCGGCCACCCTGGCGGGGCTCGCCGCGCCCGGGCCGGTGCCGCGCAGGGTGGCGGCCCTGCTCGGCCCGGCGCCCGTCGCCCACACCTGGCCCCCGGCCTTCACCGCCGTGGGGCTCGCGGCGTGGACAGCCGCTGCGGGCACCGCGATGTCGGCGCTGGCCTCGGCGAACTCGGCCGTGACCCTGTTCTTCGTGCTCAAGGCCGCCACCCCGCTGTAG
- a CDS encoding sporulation protein yields the protein MLGSLGVGGPTVDTVLDPGPAAPGSSLTGQVHLKGGSTDFTVEHITLELVARVETESFDHGEGEGEGVVVFDRFTVAEGIRLAAGEQRAVPFGVPLPWETPVTELYGQALGIVLGVRTEMAVAGAKDKGDLDPLTVRPLPVQEAVLEAFGQLGFGFRSADLEYGRIGGTGQQLPFYQEIELIPAERYAHRMNEIEVTFLAAPGGMDVVLEADRRGGPLSSGYDAITRFTVPYAGVAGTDWNAVVDRWVGELADRYPSHGTPLPHGHGDPYGGHGDHGHDGHHRSGPGMGTVVAAGAAGLAVGVVGGMVAAEVVDEVGEYFEGDGEDEG from the coding sequence CTGCTCGGATCGCTCGGCGTGGGCGGGCCCACCGTGGACACGGTTCTCGACCCCGGCCCCGCCGCGCCCGGTTCCAGCCTGACCGGGCAGGTCCATCTCAAGGGTGGCAGCACGGACTTCACCGTCGAGCACATCACCCTGGAGCTGGTCGCCCGGGTCGAGACCGAGTCCTTCGACCACGGTGAGGGGGAGGGCGAAGGAGTCGTCGTCTTCGACCGGTTCACGGTGGCCGAGGGCATCCGGCTGGCGGCGGGGGAACAGCGCGCCGTCCCGTTCGGCGTCCCGCTCCCCTGGGAGACCCCCGTGACGGAACTGTACGGGCAGGCGCTCGGCATCGTGCTCGGCGTCCGCACGGAGATGGCCGTCGCCGGGGCGAAGGACAAGGGCGACCTCGACCCGCTGACGGTCCGTCCACTGCCGGTGCAGGAGGCGGTCCTGGAGGCGTTCGGACAGCTCGGCTTCGGCTTCCGCTCCGCCGACCTCGAATACGGGCGCATCGGCGGCACCGGTCAGCAGCTCCCCTTCTACCAGGAGATCGAGCTGATCCCGGCCGAGCGCTACGCGCACCGGATGAACGAGATCGAGGTGACCTTCCTCGCCGCCCCGGGCGGTATGGACGTGGTCCTGGAGGCGGACCGGCGCGGCGGGCCGCTCTCCTCCGGGTACGACGCGATCACCCGTTTCACGGTCCCGTACGCGGGTGTCGCGGGCACGGACTGGAACGCCGTGGTCGACCGCTGGGTCGGCGAGCTGGCCGACCGGTACCCGTCCCACGGCACGCCGCTCCCGCACGGCCACGGCGACCCGTACGGCGGTCACGGGGACCACGGACACGACGGGCACCACCGCTCCGGGCCGGGCATGGGCACCGTGGTCGCCGCGGGTGCCGCCGGTCTCGCGGTGGGTGTCGTCGGGGGCATGGTCGCGGCGGAGGTGGTCGACGAGGTCGGGGAGTACTTCGAAGGGGACGGAGAAGACGAGGGCTGA
- a CDS encoding sensor histidine kinase yields MAQGRLRIYLGAAPGVGKTYAMLAEGRRLAAEGADVVVALVEPHGRRLTAAMAEGLPSVPRRRVVHRGVRLTEMDVAAVLARRPGIALVDELAHTTVPGSRNPRRWQDVEELLDAGIDVITTLNIQHLESLNDVVEEITGVRQHETLPDPVARRADQIELVDLEPEALRRRMTHGDIYPPDRIETALTHYFRVGNLTALRELALLWLADRVEEGLQRYRAEHGISAPWETRERILVGLTGGREGGTVIRRAARISARTPGSELLALHVVPGDGLADPVPLAEQRALVESLGGTYHQVTGDDIAAALLGFARTENVTQIVLGASRRGRVMSVVRTGVGRRTIRGSGPIDVHIVTHEEAGGPVPRPGSGSGRAPGPGRHRWSPYRDRRWWAALALAAVLPPALALVLTAPGTGVGPAGALLLCLLLVVVIALVGGLWPALLAAVVSAVLADRWFAAPGRSLSGARADELLAPAVFLAVAVLVGLAAGTAARRARRAGRAAAEAAALSRLATEMMRGRELPALVEQIRENFGLTSLSLLLRETAAGVRTRWYVVAAAGERPPERPEDADVEALADSGLTLAGRGRALGTDDYRVFAACGAQLAVAYSRGVLARRAAETDTRATAERTRASLLLRAGRELRAVLRTADEALVRLGHGAGTRADEARLLGTAQLSVRRAERLVADLETLNRLHGGALATVLRPVDVGEVLTASLDELGPGGRTVEVSVPDGLPEVIADAAQLARALTALIADALRNSAPGAPPSVVARALPGKLAVRVTDGGSPAPPAGDRPPGARAEGIAQRLSRELTEAMGGALTAAGTRGGRFTVTLTLPAVAPPARPGPDGTPGPG; encoded by the coding sequence ATGGCACAGGGTCGGCTGCGGATCTACCTCGGGGCCGCTCCCGGGGTCGGCAAGACGTACGCCATGCTCGCCGAGGGCAGACGGCTCGCCGCCGAGGGCGCCGATGTCGTCGTCGCCCTGGTCGAGCCGCACGGGCGCAGGCTCACGGCCGCGATGGCCGAGGGGCTGCCCTCGGTGCCGCGCCGCCGGGTGGTCCACCGGGGGGTGCGGCTCACCGAGATGGACGTGGCCGCGGTACTGGCCCGGCGGCCCGGGATCGCGCTGGTGGACGAGTTGGCCCACACCACCGTGCCCGGCTCCCGCAACCCCCGGCGCTGGCAGGACGTGGAGGAACTGCTCGACGCCGGGATCGATGTGATCACCACGCTCAACATCCAGCACCTGGAGTCCCTCAACGACGTGGTCGAGGAGATCACCGGGGTGCGGCAGCACGAGACCCTGCCGGACCCGGTGGCCCGGCGCGCCGACCAGATCGAACTGGTCGACCTGGAGCCGGAGGCCCTGCGCCGCCGGATGACCCACGGCGACATCTATCCCCCGGACCGGATCGAGACGGCCCTCACCCACTACTTCCGGGTCGGGAACCTCACCGCCCTGCGCGAGCTGGCCCTGCTCTGGCTGGCGGACCGGGTGGAGGAAGGGCTCCAGCGGTACCGGGCCGAGCACGGCATCTCCGCCCCCTGGGAGACCCGTGAACGCATCCTGGTCGGGCTGACCGGCGGCCGGGAGGGCGGGACGGTCATCCGCCGCGCGGCCCGGATCAGCGCGCGGACACCCGGCAGTGAGCTGCTGGCCCTCCATGTGGTGCCCGGGGACGGGCTGGCGGACCCCGTGCCCCTGGCGGAGCAACGCGCCCTCGTGGAATCGCTCGGCGGCACGTACCACCAGGTCACGGGGGACGACATCGCGGCGGCGCTGCTCGGCTTCGCCCGGACGGAGAACGTCACCCAGATCGTGCTGGGTGCGAGCCGCCGGGGCCGGGTCATGTCCGTGGTCCGCACGGGTGTCGGGCGGCGGACCATCCGGGGCTCGGGGCCGATCGACGTCCATATCGTCACCCATGAGGAGGCCGGAGGCCCGGTCCCGCGGCCGGGCAGCGGCAGCGGGCGGGCCCCGGGCCCGGGCCGTCACCGGTGGTCCCCGTACCGGGACCGCCGCTGGTGGGCCGCGCTCGCCCTCGCCGCCGTCCTGCCGCCCGCGCTCGCCCTCGTCCTGACCGCGCCGGGTACCGGCGTCGGCCCGGCGGGGGCGCTGCTGCTCTGTCTGCTGCTGGTCGTGGTGATCGCCCTCGTCGGCGGTCTGTGGCCCGCGCTGCTCGCGGCCGTGGTCTCCGCCGTCCTCGCCGACCGGTGGTTCGCCGCCCCCGGGCGGTCCCTGTCCGGGGCGCGCGCCGATGAGCTGCTGGCACCCGCGGTGTTCCTCGCCGTGGCCGTCCTCGTCGGCCTCGCCGCCGGGACGGCGGCCCGGCGCGCCCGCCGGGCCGGGCGCGCCGCGGCGGAGGCGGCGGCGCTGAGCAGGCTGGCCACGGAGATGATGCGCGGACGGGAGCTGCCCGCGCTGGTGGAGCAGATCCGGGAGAACTTCGGGCTGACCTCGCTCAGCCTGCTGCTGCGGGAGACGGCGGCGGGTGTCAGGACACGCTGGTACGTCGTCGCGGCGGCGGGCGAGCGGCCCCCGGAGCGGCCGGAGGACGCCGATGTGGAGGCCCTCGCGGACAGCGGCCTCACCCTGGCCGGGCGCGGCCGGGCCCTGGGCACCGACGACTACCGGGTCTTCGCCGCGTGCGGGGCGCAGCTCGCCGTCGCGTACAGCAGGGGCGTCCTCGCCCGCCGGGCGGCCGAGACGGACACCCGGGCCACCGCCGAACGGACCCGGGCCTCGCTGCTGCTGCGCGCGGGGCGTGAGCTGCGCGCCGTGCTGCGCACGGCGGACGAGGCGCTGGTGCGGCTGGGCCACGGGGCCGGGACCCGGGCCGACGAGGCGCGGCTGCTGGGCACCGCGCAGCTGTCCGTGCGCCGTGCCGAACGGCTCGTCGCCGATCTGGAGACCCTGAACCGGCTGCACGGCGGTGCCCTCGCGACGGTCCTGCGCCCGGTGGACGTCGGCGAGGTGCTGACGGCGTCCCTGGACGAGCTGGGGCCCGGGGGCCGGACCGTCGAGGTGTCCGTGCCGGACGGGCTGCCCGAGGTGATCGCGGACGCGGCGCAGCTCGCCCGCGCTCTCACCGCGCTCATCGCGGACGCGCTGCGCAACAGCGCGCCGGGGGCGCCTCCCTCGGTGGTGGCCCGGGCGCTGCCCGGGAAGCTGGCGGTACGGGTGACCGACGGCGGTTCCCCGGCCCCGCCCGCCGGTGACCGTCCGCCGGGCGCCCGGGCCGAGGGGATCGCCCAGCGGCTCTCCCGCGAGCTGACCGAGGCGATGGGCGGCGCGCTGACCGCCGCCGGCACCCGGGGCGGCAGATTCACGGTGACCCTGACCCTCCCCGCCGTGGCGCCCCCCGCACGGCCCGGCCCCGACGGCACCCCGGGGCCGGGCTGA
- a CDS encoding potassium-transporting ATPase subunit F — MSAENAIGLAVAVCLVLYLLLCLLFPERL, encoded by the coding sequence GTGAGCGCGGAGAACGCCATCGGGCTGGCGGTCGCGGTGTGCCTGGTGCTCTATCTGCTGCTCTGTCTGCTCTTCCCGGAGCGGCTGTGA
- the kdpA gene encoding potassium-transporting ATPase subunit KdpA, with product MNATLAGWLQILALVAALALSHRPLGDHIARCLTDGRHLRAERVVHRAAGVPPDADQTWPAYLRSVLAFSLVSLALLYVLLRAQHLLPLSLGRPGVPPDLSFNTAVSFVTNTDWQAYAGERTLGHLVQMAGLTVQNFLSAAVGIAVAAALVRGFTRERSERVGHFWTDLTRLVVRVLLPIAFLFALVLAAGGVVQNLHGDQSLSTVAGGLQTLPGGPVASQESIKLLGTNGGGFYNANSAHPFENPTALTHLIEVYLLLVVPVALPRTFGTLVGDRRQGRAVLAVMALIWAVSVAVVTANEVLGVSSTAGREAGAMLEGKEQRLGVWASALFAAATTLTSCGATSSAHDSFTPGGGGILLFNMMLGEIAPGGAGSGLYGMLVLAVVTVFVAGLMVGRTPEYLGKKLGSREIKFASLYVLTTPVLALAGAGIAMGLPGERAAMGNPGPHGFSEVLYAFVSAANNNGSAFAGLQADTVWYNTALGLVMLVGRLLPMVFVLALAGSLAAQRRVPVTAGTLPTHRPQFVGLLTAVVLVVVGLTYFPALALGPLAEGLR from the coding sequence GTGAACGCCACCCTCGCGGGCTGGCTCCAGATCCTCGCGCTGGTCGCCGCGCTCGCCCTCTCCCACCGGCCGCTGGGCGACCACATCGCCCGCTGTCTGACGGACGGACGCCATCTGCGCGCCGAGCGGGTCGTCCACCGCGCGGCCGGTGTGCCGCCGGACGCCGACCAGACCTGGCCCGCGTATCTGCGCTCCGTGCTCGCCTTCTCCCTCGTCTCCCTGGCCCTGCTGTACGTCCTGCTGCGGGCGCAGCATCTGCTGCCGCTCTCGCTCGGGCGGCCCGGCGTCCCGCCGGACCTGTCCTTCAACACCGCCGTGTCCTTCGTGACCAACACCGACTGGCAGGCGTACGCGGGCGAACGGACCCTGGGCCATCTGGTGCAGATGGCGGGCCTGACGGTGCAGAACTTCCTCTCCGCCGCCGTCGGCATCGCGGTGGCCGCCGCCCTGGTCCGGGGCTTCACCCGGGAACGGTCGGAGCGCGTCGGCCACTTCTGGACCGATCTGACCCGGCTGGTCGTCCGGGTCCTGCTGCCGATCGCCTTTCTCTTCGCCCTGGTGCTCGCGGCGGGCGGGGTGGTCCAGAACCTCCACGGCGACCAGTCCCTCAGCACCGTGGCGGGCGGGCTCCAGACCCTGCCCGGCGGGCCCGTGGCCTCCCAGGAGTCCATCAAACTGCTGGGCACCAACGGCGGCGGCTTCTACAACGCCAACTCGGCCCACCCCTTCGAGAACCCGACCGCCCTCACCCATCTGATCGAGGTCTATCTCCTGCTGGTGGTCCCCGTCGCACTCCCCCGCACCTTCGGCACCCTGGTCGGCGACCGCCGCCAGGGCCGGGCCGTCCTCGCCGTGATGGCCCTGATCTGGGCCGTGTCCGTCGCCGTGGTCACCGCCAACGAGGTGCTGGGCGTGAGCAGTACGGCGGGGCGGGAGGCGGGCGCCATGCTGGAGGGGAAGGAGCAGCGGCTCGGGGTGTGGGCCTCGGCGCTGTTCGCCGCCGCCACCACGCTGACCTCCTGCGGCGCCACCAGCTCCGCGCACGACTCGTTCACCCCGGGCGGCGGCGGCATCCTCCTCTTCAACATGATGCTGGGGGAGATCGCGCCCGGCGGCGCCGGTTCGGGGCTGTACGGGATGCTGGTCCTGGCCGTGGTCACGGTCTTCGTCGCCGGACTCATGGTGGGAAGGACCCCGGAGTACCTGGGCAAGAAGCTCGGCAGCCGGGAGATCAAGTTCGCCTCCCTGTACGTCCTGACGACCCCGGTGCTCGCGCTGGCCGGGGCGGGCATCGCGATGGGGCTGCCGGGCGAGCGGGCGGCGATGGGCAACCCCGGGCCGCACGGCTTCTCCGAGGTGCTGTACGCCTTCGTGTCGGCGGCGAACAACAACGGCTCCGCGTTCGCCGGACTCCAGGCGGACACCGTCTGGTACAACACGGCCCTGGGTCTGGTGATGCTGGTCGGCAGGCTGCTGCCCATGGTGTTCGTGCTGGCGCTGGCCGGTTCGCTGGCCGCCCAGCGGCGGGTGCCGGTGACCGCCGGGACCCTGCCGACCCACCGGCCGCAGTTCGTGGGCCTGCTGACGGCGGTGGTCCTCGTCGTCGTCGGTCTCACCTACTTCCCCGCGCTGGCTCTGGGGCCGCTCGCGGAAGGACTGCGCTGA